TCTTCTTTATTTTTTATTTTTTTGGAATTTTAAAGATCTTATTAAGTTTTTAGAGAATTTTTTATATTTAATATGTATCAAATAAAAGTAAACATGCTAGTAAGTACATTGAAAGTGTGAGTAGCCTAGTGGTAAAATACTTTGCCATTTGATCAACCAACCTGGGTTCGAATCCATGGGTCTACATATTTTTAATTTCAAATCATATAAAACGACGTCGTTTCATCTCATTTGAAAACGACGTCGTTTCACTTAACGCCAACAATAAACGATGTCAAATATTTCTGTTAAATTTGTTGACGGCGTGCTAAATTGGCAAGTCAACGAAAACATTGTTAATTAATTCTAAAGTCAATGAAAATTTGGTGTTTTTTTGGTCAGCTCAAAAGTTCATGTTTTTTTTGGCAATTCGTACAAAGTTGAGGTTTTTTTTGGCCGAATTCTCAATTTTCTTTGTATATTTGTATTTGAATTGTTAAAAAGGAACATATATATTTTCAAGTACTTTCTTAGAAAAGATAGCGGACTTGCAAATTATTTATCCTATTTTATAAGAATTTGAAATTAAATAAGTATATATTTTTTTTTTTGAAACACTATATGGTTTTTTGAAATTAAATAAGTGTTTCAAAAAAAAATAATAATAAGTATATAGTTTATAAAGAATTTCTCATTATTTTTTTATGCTTTACTCAATGTTGGAAACAAAGCATATCAAATATCCTATTGTTTATTACTCACTAGGGGGTGTCCGCGCTTCGCGCGGAATATTGTTTTATTATTGCCAAGAGCATGATTTTTTTTTTGGATAATGTAATTATGTTATCGTTTTTATTTGTTAAGATCATTATTTGATGTTTTTAGTTTGTTATGTAGTAGGTGATAAGTTAATATATTTTGCGTTTTTTTTTAATAATGTGTTGTTGTGTATATAGTACTTGTTAGTAGTCAAATGAGCCTCCAACGTAAACTAATATTGAATTTCAATAACTTTGCATCTACGCATTTGTTGATTCTAAGANNNNNNNNNNNNNNNNNNNNNNNNNNNNTGTGGGCTTGGAAGGTTATTTCTGGTCTCAAGTTTAGTCTCTGATTTTTTGGTGGTTGTCTTCCATTCTCCCTCTCTCAAGTTGTTTCTTTTCTTTCCATGTTTTCCTAGGTATAGGTGTGCGGAGTTAGTCTCTTGGAGCTTTGGTCCCCTCTATGCAGAGCTTTGTGGTTTTTCAGTTGCATGTCGTCTTGTATGTTCTTGTTTAGTCTGTGGGGTGTTTCTTACTTTTTAGCTACTGGTTGTGATTCCGGTGTTTTAGGCATATATTTTTCTGTTTTTTGGTGGCTTTGGCCTTTCGATTATTATTATCCCTTTGGCCGGCTTTCTTAGTTTATGTGTTGGTTGTCTAGTTTCTTATTCTTAATTTGATTATCTGATGATACTAATATTGAAATAAATATAATTTGTAAATGAAATAATAAAAATTAGTAAAAATAATAAAATGATGAAAAGTCTTAGATCGGAAGANNNNNNNNNNNNNNNNNNNNNNNNNNNNNNNNNNNNNNNNNNNNNNNNNNNNNNNNNNNNNNNNNNNNNNTAATAAAATGATGAAAAGTCTTGCTATTTTTAGGTGTGAATAAATTAAATATTTAAAATATATTTATATTATTTTTTTTATTTCTTGAATTTTAGAGACCAATAAGTGTGAGAAGAATTAGATAATACACAATTAGAAATTGATGGAGAAAATTGCAATAATTTAAATGAAGAAGAATTTAAATACAAAAAAAACATGAGGACACATGTCAACAAACCCCCTTTCCACATGTCATAAGAAGAGAAAAAGCCAACTTTATATATATAGATTGGTTTTTTTGTTACACTTGACTTGTTCAAACTAAATATCCGATTTTATGGATGAAGTAGAGATCAGATAGCAAGGATGGACGGGTAATGAAAAATTGTGCCCACTGCTATGTAAAATGGTACAAATGATGTTTTTGAGTAAAATTTATTTATTTGGATAAATGGTTTAACTCAGTCGATCTCATGGACCGGTGGATTTGAGATTGGTTTAGGGGGAACCGGAGAGAGATGTTCAAATTCCCTGCCCTTTTTGTTCTGACAGAGATACGCCCAGTCAGCCATTTATGAGTGGCCGGCCACGTCACCACACTAATAACCGGGTCAAGGATAAGATAATGACGTTTCCAAACAAGGCCCTACCGTGATGCGACCTTCAAGTAAACGCTCGTTCTTTGCGATTCCTCCGCTTACCATATAAATACATAAGATAAGTCCATTATTGACAGTTACGATCGTCTCTCTTCTCCAACGCTTCTGATCTCCTCTTTCGTTTCTGGTAAGCTCGTTTTCTCTCCATCGTTTCTGCTTCTCCGTTGACTACGATTCTCGACGCGATCGCAGCGGTGGCGCATGTTCGTGTTCTCTTAGATTTGAATCAGTTTCCTTAGATCATACTTTTGCGAACGAAGAACGTTTCAGTTTCTGTGTATGTAGTGCCTTGATTTGTGCGATCTTTGTTGATGTGATGATATAACTGATCGCGTTTGATCGATCCATGATGCCAGAGGCTAGAGAATAGTAGGTTCTCGGCGTAGATTAGTGTTGATCCATACCTAAGGCGTGCGTTAACAAGAGAAAGCTGATCTTACTAATCTGTAACGATGCCTTGTGATCTTGGCCTACATTGATTTTGATTGATTGATTGATTGATACCTAAGGGCGTTAACAAGAGAAGCTGATCTTATTATATCTGTAACGATCATCTCTTTATGATATCAATATTGATCTCTTGTGAATTGTGATCTTCTTGATTAGTATTTTGAGTTAGCAATGAAGCCAGGAGGATCAGGATTGAATCCAAACGCAGCAGCTTACGTACCAATCTCCAAAAGAGACGGTGATTCTGCAAAGCCTGCTGCTGCTGTCACACATCCCTATGCAGCTGATGGTTATGGAGTTCAAGGAAAGGGAAGTTATCAAATGTACATGCCAAAGACGGCTACATCCTCTGAGAAGAAGATGAGTGAGGAAGATTTGGAGATGGACGTGGACATTGAGTTTCTTTTAGCCACGTTCTCTGACTTGTCATATGAGTCTATCAGTGATGTGTACTTGGCCAACAATGGTGATCTGGATGCAACTATCGAAATGCTGACTCAGCTCGAGGTGATTCATCTCACTAGTAGATTTGATTACACTAGTGTAGATTGTAAAGCTTAAGCTTTGTTACAATTGATGTTCCAATTTCTGCAGATTTTCAGTAATGAAGCCGAGGAGTACCTCCCAGACACACTGGACATTGGCGATGTACCTGAAACCATCGAGCCTTCTACTTCATCAGCTCCAAAGCAGACGAATGCAAGTACATCAACATCCTCCCGTACCCCAAACGCTCCCTCCTCCTGATTTGATGAGTCTTTAAAATGTGAGGATTAAGAAAAAAACATTCTTGCAATGGATGATGATGATGATATGAGGTTGATGGGTTATCTTGGGAGATCTCTTTACTATGTTTTCCTTCCCCGCTGCTTTGTTACATTGGAGAAAAAGAGAGAGTACAATGTATAGATTTTTGAAAATATCAAGTGTGAGTGTTGAGAATTGGGATTGTTCTTATGGTGGACAAAGCTATGAATCATTAGCCACTGATGATGCTATTTTGGCCATTTTGAGTCTTTTCTCTTCTTTTGCTCATTGCGCTGCTCAGTATTTTTGCATCTTCTCTTCACCACATGTATGACTTATGGAATTGATTTTGTTCTTTGGTATATTTCTAATGTTTACATCCATTAACTATATCTTGACAATGTTTAATGTTGTATAGTATTTTTTTCTCCCATTAATTCAAGATTTTATTAAGTTGTTAAAAGATGGAATCTCAACATTGTTTGTGGGTCTGTAACAATTAAATGAATAAACGTGCAGCTACATTTGCGGCCCTCTTCTCTCTCTCTAAGTATTATTATTAGAATCATCTAAAAATACCTCCATATACTTGCTCGATTTGGTTTCTTCTTCTTTCTTTTTCTCCTTTTTCATCATTCATTTGGTGATGCTGGAGATCTGATTCTTTTCTTCTGGTTTTTAGTTTTCGAGGAAGAAGAAATTCAAAATAATAATAATAAAAAAGATGGGTTTGGATTATTACACCATATTGAAGGTTGACAAGAATGCAACGGAGGATGATCTCAAGAAATCTTACCGAAAATTGGCTATGAAATGGCATCCTGATAAAAACCCTACCACCAAAACCGAAGCTGAAGCCAAATTCAAACAGATCTCCGAGGCTTATGAGGTAACTTCTCTCTTATAATCTTGTTCCTAATCTTGATTCCCTTAGATCCCAAAAATATCCAAAACTGTGTGTGTATATGTCTTGCTGAGATCCATTCCTTTGACTAATAATGAGTTTCTTGGGACACAAGCAAAATGTACCTCCTCAAAGCCTATTTTCTGAGTGTGGGAAAACATTTCAGGTTCTGAGTGATCCGCAGAAGCGAGCAGTATATGATCAATACGGTGAAGAAGGGTTGAGCGGTATGCCGCCTCCCGGGAGCACAGGAAACAACGGAAGAGCAGGCGGTTTCAACCCTAGAGATGCAGAAGACATATTCGCAGAGTTCTTTGGAAGCAGTCCATTTGGTTTTGGATCAGCTGGTGGTGGTCCTGGAAGGTCAACAAGATTCCAATCAGACGGAGGAGGAATGTTCGGCGGAAACAATGGTAGTGAGAACATGTTCAGAACTTACAGCGACGGCACTGTACCTAAGAAACCTCCACCCGTTGAGAGCAAGTTGCCTTGTAGCCTTGAAGAGTTGTACACTGGATCGACAAGGAAAATGAAGATCTCTAGAACCATTGTTGACGCTAACGGGTAAACTATGTATCCATTCTATCGTATTCACCCGTAAGATTTTGAGGACAGGCTCTGAGAGTTTGGAGGTTATAGATAATAAGAATTTTA
This genomic interval from Brassica oleracea var. oleracea cultivar TO1000 chromosome C2, BOL, whole genome shotgun sequence contains the following:
- the LOC106327902 gene encoding polyadenylate-binding protein-interacting protein 6-like; the encoded protein is MKPGGSGLNPNAAAYVPISKRDGDSAKPAAAVTHPYAADGYGVQGKGSYQMYMPKTATSSEKKMSEEDLEMDVDIEFLLATFSDLSYESISDVYLANNGDLDATIEMLTQLEIFSNEAEEYLPDTLDIGDVPETIEPSTSSAPKQTNASTSTSSRTPNAPSS
- the LOC106327901 gene encoding dnaJ homolog subfamily B member 4-like; amino-acid sequence: MGLDYYTILKVDKNATEDDLKKSYRKLAMKWHPDKNPTTKTEAEAKFKQISEAYEVLSDPQKRAVYDQYGEEGLSGMPPPGSTGNNGRAGGFNPRDAEDIFAEFFGSSPFGFGSAGGGPGRSTRFQSDGGGMFGGNNGSENMFRTYSDGTVPKKPPPVESKLPCSLEELYTGSTRKMKISRTIVDANGRQAQETEVLTIVVKPGWKKGTKVKFPDKGNEQVNQLPADLVFVIDEKPHDLFKRDGNDLITSAKVTLAEAIGGTTVSIKTLDGRNLPVGVTEIVSPGYELVVPGEGMPIAKEKGNRGDLKIKFDVQFPTRLSTDQKSALKRVLVG